In Pseudomonadota bacterium, one DNA window encodes the following:
- the rpsL gene encoding 30S ribosomal protein S12, with protein sequence MPTVNQLVRKPRKARRARNKVPALEACPQKRGVCTRVYTTTPKKPNSALRKVARVRLTNGFEVSSYIPGEGHNLQEHSVVLIRGGRVKDLPGVRYHIVRGTLDTQGVSNRRQGRSKYGAKRPK encoded by the coding sequence ATGCCGACGGTGAATCAACTGGTTCGCAAGCCGCGTAAGGCGCGGCGCGCACGCAACAAGGTCCCCGCGCTGGAGGCCTGCCCGCAGAAGCGGGGCGTGTGCACGCGCGTCTATACGACGACCCCGAAGAAGCCGAATTCGGCCCTTCGTAAGGTCGCGCGCGTCCGGTTGACCAACGGTTTCGAGGTGTCGAGCTACATTCCCGGTGAGGGTCATAACCTTCAGGAGCATTCCGTGGTTCTGATCCGCGGCGGTCGCGTGAAGGACCTTCCGGGCGTACGCTATCACATCGTGCGCGGCACGCTTGACACCCAGGGCGTATCGAACCGCCGTCAGGGCCGTTCGAAATACGGCGCCAAGCGACCCAAATAA
- the rpsG gene encoding 30S ribosomal protein S7 has product MSRRRAAEKRQVLPDAVFGDTVLTKFMNSLMYDGKKSVTEGIVYGALDRIKSKVGQDPIEVFHQALNNVKPAVEVRSRRVGGATYQVPVEVRNDRQQALAIRWLIGAARARSETTMVDRLSNELMDAAQQRGSAVKKREDTHRMAEANKAFSHYRW; this is encoded by the coding sequence ATGTCACGTCGTCGCGCAGCAGAAAAACGCCAGGTCCTACCGGATGCCGTCTTCGGCGATACCGTCCTGACCAAGTTCATGAACAGCCTGATGTATGACGGCAAGAAGTCCGTCACCGAGGGCATTGTTTATGGCGCGCTCGACCGGATCAAATCCAAGGTCGGCCAAGATCCCATCGAGGTCTTTCACCAGGCCTTGAACAATGTGAAGCCCGCGGTCGAGGTTCGCTCGCGGCGCGTCGGCGGCGCGACCTATCAGGTCCCCGTCGAGGTGAGAAACGACAGACAACAGGCTCTCGCCATTCGTTGGCTGATCGGCGCCGCGCGCGCCCGGTCGGAAACAACGATGGTCGACCGCCTTTCCAACGAGCTTATGGACGCCGCGCAGCAGCGAGGTTCGGCGGTCAAAAAGCGCGAAGACACACACCGCATGGCAGAGGCGAACAAGGCGTTCTCGCATTACCGCTGGTAA